A stretch of Endozoicomonas sp. SCSIO W0465 DNA encodes these proteins:
- a CDS encoding IS66 family transposase: MIPELPATMSAEILLKENAELRMRVACLEERCRELEEKVGKNSQNSSKPPSSDGYQKPCKNSNSPDHSDDLSADKGTDPSDEKPNPKSLRQSSGNKAGGKKGHQGTCLKQVDIPDYIEYLPVKECNKCQASLLDSEPVKYIERQVFEPGRPGEFEVTAHRAEVKICTCGCRNQAEFPEGVTAAAQYGSATQAMAVYLNQYHFLPFKRVSEYFNTLYKMSVSAGTVANFVARTYENLASTEEVIRDALRESSVAGADETGMRAEGSLHWLHVMRDEQWTLYYLSEKRGREAMDTMGILLTFAGVLVHDHWKSYFAYAATHVLCNAHHLRELLGVVDRDSNQLALRLMKLLRLSWHYCKGFKTIGMLQMPSVVCERIEKIYDRLLQRALMKEVVYMEKQREELKRKKVKNTKAYNLFKRLTEFKAETLRFMSDFTIPFDNNGSERDVRMAKLKQKISGCFRSADGGSMFARIRSYLSSARKQGMDIYQSLHRAVRNYCNMPLLSAE; encoded by the coding sequence ATGATTCCAGAACTACCCGCAACTATGTCGGCTGAGATTCTCTTGAAAGAGAATGCAGAGCTGCGGATGAGAGTTGCCTGTCTGGAAGAGCGATGTCGAGAATTGGAAGAAAAGGTTGGCAAGAACAGTCAAAACAGCAGCAAGCCGCCATCGTCTGATGGTTATCAAAAACCTTGTAAAAACAGTAATTCTCCAGATCATTCTGACGACCTTTCCGCAGATAAAGGTACCGATCCATCGGATGAAAAACCCAATCCTAAAAGTCTGAGACAGTCTTCTGGTAATAAAGCCGGTGGAAAGAAAGGGCATCAGGGCACTTGTCTTAAACAGGTCGATATCCCTGACTATATTGAGTACCTTCCGGTTAAAGAATGCAATAAATGTCAGGCGTCTCTTCTTGATAGTGAGCCGGTCAAATATATTGAACGACAGGTGTTTGAACCAGGGAGACCGGGTGAATTTGAAGTAACGGCCCATAGAGCTGAAGTAAAAATCTGCACTTGTGGTTGTCGGAATCAGGCTGAATTCCCGGAAGGTGTTACCGCTGCCGCACAATATGGCTCAGCCACACAGGCTATGGCCGTCTATCTTAACCAATACCATTTCCTGCCTTTTAAGCGCGTGTCAGAGTATTTTAATACTCTCTATAAAATGAGTGTAAGTGCAGGCACTGTCGCCAATTTTGTGGCCAGAACCTATGAAAATCTGGCTTCTACTGAAGAGGTTATTCGTGACGCCTTGCGGGAATCGTCTGTTGCCGGAGCCGATGAAACGGGTATGCGGGCCGAGGGCTCTTTGCACTGGCTACACGTTATGCGGGATGAACAATGGACGCTCTACTACTTGTCTGAAAAGCGAGGTCGTGAGGCCATGGACACGATGGGCATACTGCTAACATTTGCAGGCGTTCTGGTTCATGATCATTGGAAATCCTATTTTGCATATGCGGCAACTCACGTACTTTGCAATGCCCATCACCTGAGGGAGCTTTTGGGTGTTGTTGATAGGGACAGCAATCAACTGGCGTTGCGATTGATGAAGCTACTGAGGCTTTCCTGGCATTACTGCAAGGGCTTTAAGACCATAGGTATGCTACAGATGCCAAGTGTTGTCTGTGAACGAATCGAGAAGATTTATGACCGGTTGCTTCAGCGGGCTCTAATGAAAGAAGTCGTCTATATGGAGAAGCAACGAGAGGAGCTTAAGCGCAAGAAAGTCAAGAATACTAAAGCTTACAATCTCTTCAAACGACTCACTGAGTTCAAGGCTGAGACACTGCGCTTCATGTCAGATTTTACCATTCCCTTCGATAACAATGGCAGTGAGCGGGATGTTCGAATGGCCAAGTTAAAGCAGAAAATCTCAGGCTGCTTCAGGAGTGCAGACGGTGGTTCTATGTTTGCACGGATTCGCAGCTATTTGTCGTCTGCCAGAAAACAGGGAATGGACATATATCAATCACTTCATAGAGCTGTTCGGAATTACTGTAATATGCCTTTGCTCAGTGCTGAATAG
- a CDS encoding IS3 family transposase (programmed frameshift) — MARYSEEFKESIIQKMMPPNNVPVSQLVRETGISDVTLYTWRKKAVSKGVPVPGDGKNPDQWTTENKLAVIIETAALNEAEMAEYCRKKGLFAEQIQQWKAAFINSVSVQPESQSKQRKALSDEHKKDKKTIKKLERELNRKDKALAETAALLVLTKKGPRDLGGARGRLVSLPDRQNAVSLIKQAVKDGARQSKACKALGLTERTVQRWMQGDDVRADNRKNADRPEPVNKFSEAERQAIVDVCNSERFKSLPPSQIVPTLLDEGLYMGSERTFYRVLEETGQQHHRGSAAKPNRYKPTSWCATGPNQVWSWDITYLRSPIRGQFYYLYLVIDIFSRMIVTWEIHETESAEHASEMITKACIKQGIAALEWPLVLHSDNGSPMKGGTMLSTLQRLGVVSSFSRPRVSDDNPFSEAIFRTLKYRPGYPRTPFADLEAARSWVHGFAQWYNEEHKHSGLKFLTPGQRHRGETKVLMANRRKVYEQAKERHPERWGKRSTRNWDLADEVWLNPDRPADDQLSKAA, encoded by the exons ATGGCCCGCTATTCAGAAGAGTTCAAAGAGTCCATCATTCAGAAGATGATGCCACCCAATAATGTGCCAGTTTCGCAGTTGGTACGTGAGACTGGTATCTCTGATGTGACCCTGTACACTTGGCGAAAGAAAGCAGTATCTAAAGGAGTGCCTGTGCCGGGCGACGGAAAGAATCCAGATCAATGGACAACTGAAAACAAGTTAGCCGTAATCATTGAAACGGCTGCGTTAAATGAAGCAGAAATGGCTGAATACTGTCGTAAAAAAGGTCTGTTTGCTGAACAAATTCAGCAGTGGAAGGCTGCCTTTATTAACAGTGTTTCTGTCCAGCCTGAAAGTCAGTCAAAACAGCGTAAGGCGCTGTCTGACGAACACAAAAAAGATAAGAAAACCATCAAAAAGCTTGAGCGTGAACTCAATCGCAAGGACAAGGCGTTAGCAGAAACTGCTGCCTTGCTGGTACTCACAAAAAAGG GCCCAAGAGATCTGGGGGGCGCCAGAGGACGATTAGTCTCTCTCCCGGATCGACAAAATGCTGTTAGCCTGATTAAACAGGCAGTTAAAGATGGGGCTCGTCAGTCAAAAGCCTGCAAAGCCCTTGGTCTTACAGAAAGAACTGTACAACGCTGGATGCAGGGTGATGACGTGCGCGCAGATAATCGCAAAAATGCTGACAGGCCAGAACCGGTTAACAAGTTTTCTGAAGCTGAGCGACAGGCGATTGTTGACGTCTGTAACAGCGAGCGGTTCAAAAGCCTTCCGCCCAGCCAGATTGTGCCCACATTGTTAGATGAAGGTCTCTATATGGGGTCTGAAAGGACATTTTACCGGGTGTTGGAGGAAACAGGGCAACAGCATCATCGGGGCAGTGCTGCCAAGCCAAACAGGTATAAGCCAACGTCCTGGTGTGCTACCGGACCCAACCAGGTCTGGTCCTGGGATATTACCTATCTGCGCTCTCCGATACGGGGGCAGTTTTATTACCTGTACCTGGTGATAGACATCTTTAGTCGTATGATTGTTACATGGGAAATTCATGAAACCGAATCAGCTGAGCATGCATCAGAAATGATCACTAAAGCCTGTATCAAACAGGGAATTGCAGCCTTGGAGTGGCCACTGGTTCTGCACTCAGATAATGGTAGTCCCATGAAGGGTGGCACTATGCTGTCAACACTGCAGCGTCTTGGGGTCGTGAGCTCATTCAGTCGTCCCCGGGTCAGTGATGATAACCCCTTTTCCGAGGCCATATTCAGAACCCTGAAATACCGCCCTGGTTATCCGCGCACGCCATTTGCTGATCTTGAAGCAGCACGTAGCTGGGTGCATGGTTTTGCCCAATGGTACAACGAAGAGCACAAGCACAGTGGGCTGAAATTTCTGACACCCGGGCAAAGGCATCGTGGTGAAACCAAGGTGCTTATGGCTAACCGCAGAAAGGTTTATGAACAAGCCAAAGAACGTCACCCAGAGCGCTGGGGAAAGAGGTCAACAAGGAACTGGGATCTGGCTGATGAAGTCTGGTTGAATCCCGACAGACCTGCTGATGATCAACTAAGCAAAGCCGCTTAA
- a CDS encoding IS66 family transposase, translating to MLNSYQKPCKNSNSPDHSDDLSADKGTDPSDEKPNPKSLRQSSGNKAGGKKGHQGTCLKQVDIPDYIEYLPVKECNKCQASLLDSEPVKYIERQVFEPGRPGEFEVTAHRAEVKICTCGCRNQAEFPEGVTAAAQYGSATQAMAVYLNQYHFLPFKRVSEYFNTLYKMSVSAGTVANFVARTYENLASTEEVIRDALRESSVAGADETGMRAEGSLHWLHVMRDEQWTLYYLSEKRGREAMDTMGILLTFAGVLVHDHWKSYFAYAATHVLCNAHHLRELLGVVDRDSNQLALRLMKLLRLSWHYCKGFKTIGMLQMPSVVCERIEKIYDRLLQRALMKEVVYMEKQREELKRKKVKNTKAYNLFKRLTEFKAETLRFMSDFTIPFDNNGSERDVRMAKLKQKISGCFRSADGGSMFARIRSYLSSARKQGMDIYQSLHRAVRNYCNMPLLSAE from the coding sequence GTGCTGAATAGTTACCAAAAACCTTGTAAAAACAGTAATTCTCCAGATCATTCTGACGACCTTTCCGCAGATAAAGGTACCGATCCATCGGATGAAAAACCCAATCCTAAAAGTCTGAGACAGTCTTCTGGTAATAAAGCCGGTGGAAAGAAAGGGCATCAGGGCACTTGTCTTAAACAGGTCGATATCCCTGACTATATTGAGTACCTTCCGGTTAAAGAATGCAATAAATGTCAGGCGTCTCTTCTTGATAGTGAGCCGGTCAAATATATTGAACGACAGGTGTTTGAACCAGGGAGACCGGGTGAATTTGAAGTAACGGCCCATAGAGCTGAAGTAAAAATCTGCACTTGTGGTTGTCGGAATCAGGCTGAATTCCCGGAAGGTGTTACCGCTGCCGCACAATATGGCTCAGCCACACAGGCTATGGCCGTCTATCTTAACCAATACCATTTCCTGCCTTTTAAGCGCGTGTCAGAGTATTTTAATACTCTCTATAAAATGAGTGTAAGTGCAGGCACTGTCGCCAATTTTGTGGCCAGAACCTATGAAAATCTGGCTTCTACTGAAGAGGTTATTCGTGACGCCTTGCGGGAATCGTCTGTTGCCGGAGCCGATGAAACGGGTATGCGGGCCGAGGGCTCTTTGCACTGGCTACACGTTATGCGGGATGAACAATGGACGCTCTACTACTTGTCTGAAAAGCGAGGTCGTGAGGCCATGGACACGATGGGCATACTGCTAACATTTGCAGGCGTTCTGGTTCATGATCATTGGAAATCCTATTTTGCATATGCGGCAACTCACGTACTTTGCAATGCCCATCACCTGAGGGAGCTTTTGGGTGTTGTTGATAGGGACAGCAATCAACTGGCGTTGCGATTGATGAAGCTACTGAGGCTTTCCTGGCATTACTGCAAGGGCTTTAAGACCATAGGTATGCTACAGATGCCAAGTGTTGTCTGTGAACGAATCGAGAAGATTTATGACCGGTTGCTTCAGCGGGCTCTAATGAAAGAAGTCGTCTATATGGAGAAGCAACGAGAGGAGCTTAAGCGCAAGAAAGTCAAGAATACTAAAGCTTACAATCTCTTCAAACGACTCACTGAGTTCAAGGCTGAGACACTGCGCTTCATGTCAGATTTTACCATTCCCTTCGATAACAATGGCAGTGAGCGGGATGTTCGAATGGCCAAGTTAAAGCAGAAAATCTCAGGCTGCTTCAGGAGTGCAGACGGTGGTTCTATGTTTGCACGGATTCGCAGCTATTTGTCGTCTGCCAGAAAACAGGGAATGGACATATATCAATCACTTCATAGAGCTGTTCGGAATTACTGTAATATGCCTTTGCTCAGTGCTGAATAG
- a CDS encoding DUF6444 domain-containing protein, with amino-acid sequence MIPELPATMSAEILLKENAELRMRVACLEERCRELEEKVGKNSQNSSKPPSSDGYQKP; translated from the coding sequence ATGATTCCAGAACTACCCGCAACTATGTCGGCTGAGATTCTCTTGAAAGAGAATGCAGAGCTGCGGATGAGAGTTGCCTGTCTGGAAGAGCGATGTCGAGAATTGGAAGAAAAGGTTGGCAAGAACAGTCAAAACAGCAGCAAGCCGCCATCGTCTGATGGTTATCAAAAACCGTAA